In the genome of Haloarcula sp. CBA1129, one region contains:
- a CDS encoding NAD-binding protein — MANAPEGSSEQTLEDVFYPADRIPFVEWDEFSGAKPTVILTGVVTLLAFVTGLSNLSHASLALDGPLTAVVDLPVAFVRFGGVFFAFILGIVTVGLQRRKRLSWRVATVVLLGLILLPLATFQPTDIPLLLMTLVTYPLLVRNRHRFDQSLDLSPIQIASLSAIFGVVLYGTVGAYGLRGQFLELDSWGDAVYYVVVTIATVGYGDITPVTAEARWFSLSIILFGTGAFTVAVGALIGPAIESRMATAFGVMTASELTLLEDHIVVLGYGDVTASLLEELDDETEVVVVTPDEDTVASLQGEGVNLLTGDPTDEDVLRDARVGTARGVVVGSNDDARDVLAVIATKNVNPDIRTVAAATAEKHVEKFRAVGADEVINPRSIGGRLLGRSVLDRGSSEPVLDDIAADDGGSGDARD; from the coding sequence ATGGCTAACGCCCCTGAGGGTTCGTCAGAGCAGACCCTAGAAGACGTGTTCTATCCGGCCGACAGGATTCCGTTCGTCGAGTGGGACGAGTTCTCCGGCGCGAAACCGACGGTGATCCTGACTGGTGTCGTCACGCTCCTCGCGTTCGTGACCGGGCTTTCGAACCTCAGTCACGCGTCGCTTGCTCTCGATGGCCCCCTGACTGCAGTCGTCGATCTCCCCGTAGCTTTTGTTCGGTTCGGCGGGGTGTTTTTCGCCTTCATACTGGGCATCGTGACGGTCGGGCTCCAGCGGCGGAAACGGCTCTCTTGGCGTGTTGCGACCGTCGTCCTGTTGGGCCTGATACTGCTGCCGCTTGCCACGTTCCAGCCCACTGACATCCCGTTGTTGCTGATGACGCTGGTCACGTACCCGTTGCTGGTCCGAAACCGCCACCGGTTCGACCAGTCTCTTGACCTCTCGCCGATTCAGATCGCGTCGCTGTCGGCGATTTTCGGGGTCGTACTCTACGGGACCGTCGGTGCCTACGGGCTGCGTGGCCAGTTCCTCGAACTCGACAGTTGGGGCGACGCCGTGTACTACGTCGTCGTCACCATCGCGACGGTCGGGTACGGCGACATCACCCCAGTGACCGCGGAGGCCCGGTGGTTCTCGCTCTCTATCATCCTGTTCGGGACCGGTGCGTTCACTGTTGCCGTGGGCGCGCTCATCGGGCCGGCTATCGAATCCAGAATGGCGACAGCCTTCGGAGTCATGACCGCATCAGAACTCACACTTCTCGAGGACCACATCGTAGTCCTCGGGTACGGCGACGTTACGGCATCGCTGCTTGAGGAACTCGACGACGAGACGGAGGTCGTCGTCGTCACGCCCGACGAGGACACGGTCGCGTCGCTGCAGGGCGAGGGCGTGAATCTGCTCACCGGCGACCCCACCGACGAGGACGTCCTCAGGGACGCACGCGTCGGGACCGCGCGCGGCGTCGTGGTTGGAAGCAACGACGATGCACGCGACGTACTAGCCGTCATTGCGACGAAAAACGTCAATCCGGACATCCGAACAGTTGCGGCGGCGACTGCCGAGAAACACGTCGAAAAGTTCCGCGCGGTCGGGGCTGACGAAGTTATCAATCCCCGCTCTATCGGCGGTCGGCTCCTCGGTCGGTCGGTGCTGGATCGCGGGTCAAGCGAACCAGTACTGGACGACATCGCCGCGGACGACGGGGGGAGCGGAGACGCCCGCGACTGA
- a CDS encoding EamA family transporter has protein sequence MNAAVLFGLGTMIAWGFWIALGNIASSTMDPETAAFVSYATATVATGIYVVASDASFVVTNRGLVFAGAAGVAAAVGVVSTFVGVTVGPTSIVSTIGGMYFITAAVIGVIAFGESMTLTKAAGIGLALIAIVIINQ, from the coding sequence ATGAACGCCGCCGTGCTGTTCGGACTCGGGACGATGATCGCTTGGGGATTCTGGATAGCGCTCGGAAACATCGCGTCAAGTACGATGGACCCCGAAACAGCGGCGTTCGTGTCGTACGCGACCGCAACTGTCGCAACTGGGATATACGTCGTCGCCTCGGACGCATCGTTCGTCGTCACGAACCGAGGATTGGTGTTCGCGGGTGCGGCGGGTGTCGCAGCGGCCGTCGGCGTGGTCTCAACATTCGTCGGCGTGACTGTGGGGCCCACGTCGATTGTGTCCACTATCGGTGGGATGTACTTCATCACTGCCGCGGTCATCGGCGTCATCGCGTTCGGAGAGTCGATGACGCTGACGAAAGCCGCCGGCATCGGTCTGGCGCTGATAGCGATTGTCATCATCAACCAGTGA
- a CDS encoding Rid family detoxifying hydrolase, which yields MKRVISTDEAPAAVGAYSQATTNGDLLITAGQLPLTTDGELLDDEPVADQTRQCLRNVEAILESEGLSLDHVLKTTVYLDDIDDFDAFNEAYSEFFESEPPARSAVGVGAVPKGAAVEIEAIATTE from the coding sequence ATGAAGCGTGTAATCAGTACCGACGAGGCCCCGGCCGCGGTCGGCGCGTACAGTCAGGCAACCACAAACGGGGACCTCCTCATTACTGCCGGACAGCTCCCGCTGACGACAGACGGCGAACTGCTCGACGACGAGCCAGTCGCCGACCAGACGCGACAGTGTCTCCGTAACGTCGAGGCGATTCTGGAGTCGGAAGGCCTCTCGCTGGACCACGTGCTCAAGACGACCGTCTACCTCGACGATATCGACGACTTCGACGCGTTCAACGAGGCGTACAGCGAATTCTTCGAGTCGGAACCACCGGCACGGAGTGCCGTCGGCGTGGGTGCGGTCCCGAAAGGTGCAGCGGTCGAAATCGAAGCCATCGCGACCACTGAATAA